The following are encoded together in the Coffea arabica cultivar ET-39 chromosome 1c, Coffea Arabica ET-39 HiFi, whole genome shotgun sequence genome:
- the LOC113742040 gene encoding replication protein A 70 kDa DNA-binding subunit B-like isoform X2 — protein MLRHISSVLDIQKGAEKWTVLAQVVHKGHNQLTREVPPRRIMRFLLTDTEGTKVSVVTYEQHIKIFNKFLQPYQRYYVSNAIVVPADPTYRVGSYECSWILNYKILIENYAEPVPPMLPCIFELTNFSDLHKYADSDNLCNIRGFVIHAFPVKQADPDCTSRDIIIVNEEKKLMLMTLWNEFEHDEGIKIADMISTAPLIIALRVKVTTFNTLSFTTRYSSGILISPPLPDDLSFKQWFTLNKEEIQNLLNAKTYSDANCLLPPPNEEDIKAISTFQASFPIQKAAWVQGTVKLAYGFTKYWTTACVNCHKIVNADIDWIIHCPLCKQQSEVELRARIPIIITDPSSSIHCIISGEDAEKMIEFTPLQLKQAQEDGFGIDTELNDALKKYTVVCFLKSYETLFQGQLQRKNTVIKAYIAAELSHHPLPLALPENTQVSSALGSSSARYPEKSSKDQMFTPTTKLVLEEIAGASSYKEGQTSTTSGAKRSLDFPEYLPADTLPEHATKTAEQFAKEHAKSYNPPGNMKDSPAKKAKAKED, from the exons ATGCTTAGACATATATCTTCAGTGCTAGACATTCAGAAAGGAGCAGAAAAGTGGACTGTTCTCGCACAAGTTGTTCACAAAGGGCACAATCAACTGACTCGTGAAGTTCCACCGAGGCGAATTATGCGCTTTCTGCTCACAGATACTGAG GGAACAAAAGTTTCTGTTGTGACTTATGAACAACACATCAAGATCTTCAACAAATTTCTGCAGCCTTATCAAAGATATTATGTTTCTAATGCAATTGTGGTTCCTGCTGACCCAACATACAGAGTTGGGAGTTATGAATGCTCCTGGATTTTGAACTACAAgattttgattgaaaattatGCTGAACCTGTGCCACCTATGTTGCCTTGCATATTTGAGCTAACAAACTTCTCTGATCTGCACAAATATGCTGATTCAGATAACCTTTGca ATATTAGAGGCTTTGTCATTCACGCATTCCCAGTAAAACAGGCAGATCCAGATTGTACTTCTAGAGACATTATAATAGTGAATGAAGA GAAGAAACTCATGCTTATGACTCTCTGGAATGAATTTGAACATGATGAAGGGATCAAAATAGCAGACATGATTAGCACTGCCCCTCTAATCATAGCTCTCCGTGTTAAAGTGACCACATTCAATA CTTTGTCATTCACTACAAGGTATTCATCTGGAATTCTGATTAGTCCTCCACTCCCAGATGACCTCTCTTTCAAGCAATG GTTTACTTTGAACAAGGAAGAAATCCAAAATTTGCTTAATGCTAAAACATACAGTGATGCTAACTGTTTACTTCCTCCTCCAAATGAAGAGGATATCAAAGCAATCAGCACTTTTCAAGCATCATTTCCAATT CAAAAGGCAGCTTGGGTGCAAGGAACTGTCAAACTTGCATATGGATTCACCAAATATTGGACTACTGCTTGTGTGAATTGTCACAAAATTGTGAATGCTGACATTGACTGGATCATTCATTGTCCTTTATGCAAACAGCAAAGTGAAGTTGAACTGAG GGCTCGCATTCCAATTATAATAACTGATCCTTCGAGCTCAATACATTGCATTATATCTGGAGAAGATGCTGAAAAAATGATTGAGTTCACTCCACTACAACTTAAGCAAGCACAGGAAGAT GGCTTTGGAATAGATACTGAACTTAATGATGCCTTGAAAAAATACACAGTTGTCTGTTTTCTGAAATCATATGAGACTCTCTTCCAAGGTCAACTGCAGAGAAAGAATACTGTCATCAAGGCTTACATTGCAGCTGAACTATCGCACCATCCCCTTCCACTGGCACTTCCAGAAAACACTCAAGTTTCTTCTGCACTTGGCAGTTCATCAGCAAGGTatccagaaaaatcatcaaaggATCAGATGTTCACACCAACAACAAAGTTGGTACTTGAAGAAATTGCTGGAGCCAGTTCTTACAAAGAAGGGCAGACGTCTACAACCAGTGGAGCAAAAAGAAGTCTTGACTTTCCAGAATATTTACCAGCAGACACACTTCCTGAACATGCAACAAAGACTGCTGAACAGTTTGCCAAAGAACATGCAAAATCATATAACCCACCTGGCAATATGAAGGATAGTCCAGCAAAGAAAGCTAAAGCAAAGGAAGACTGA
- the LOC113742040 gene encoding replication protein A 70 kDa DNA-binding subunit B-like isoform X1, with product MVQLSELIISNLIYTFVSHFCRYSEEEQTKSSRAKKIQVIMLRHISSVLDIQKGAEKWTVLAQVVHKGHNQLTREVPPRRIMRFLLTDTEGTKVSVVTYEQHIKIFNKFLQPYQRYYVSNAIVVPADPTYRVGSYECSWILNYKILIENYAEPVPPMLPCIFELTNFSDLHKYADSDNLCNIRGFVIHAFPVKQADPDCTSRDIIIVNEEKKLMLMTLWNEFEHDEGIKIADMISTAPLIIALRVKVTTFNTLSFTTRYSSGILISPPLPDDLSFKQWFTLNKEEIQNLLNAKTYSDANCLLPPPNEEDIKAISTFQASFPIQKAAWVQGTVKLAYGFTKYWTTACVNCHKIVNADIDWIIHCPLCKQQSEVELRARIPIIITDPSSSIHCIISGEDAEKMIEFTPLQLKQAQEDGFGIDTELNDALKKYTVVCFLKSYETLFQGQLQRKNTVIKAYIAAELSHHPLPLALPENTQVSSALGSSSARYPEKSSKDQMFTPTTKLVLEEIAGASSYKEGQTSTTSGAKRSLDFPEYLPADTLPEHATKTAEQFAKEHAKSYNPPGNMKDSPAKKAKAKED from the exons ATGGTACAGCTTTCAGAACTTATTATTTCCAACCTTATATATACATTTGTTTCCCACTTTTGCCGGTATTCAGAAGAGGAGCAAACAAAATCTAG CCGAGCAAAGAAAATACAG GTCATCATGCTTAGACATATATCTTCAGTGCTAGACATTCAGAAAGGAGCAGAAAAGTGGACTGTTCTCGCACAAGTTGTTCACAAAGGGCACAATCAACTGACTCGTGAAGTTCCACCGAGGCGAATTATGCGCTTTCTGCTCACAGATACTGAG GGAACAAAAGTTTCTGTTGTGACTTATGAACAACACATCAAGATCTTCAACAAATTTCTGCAGCCTTATCAAAGATATTATGTTTCTAATGCAATTGTGGTTCCTGCTGACCCAACATACAGAGTTGGGAGTTATGAATGCTCCTGGATTTTGAACTACAAgattttgattgaaaattatGCTGAACCTGTGCCACCTATGTTGCCTTGCATATTTGAGCTAACAAACTTCTCTGATCTGCACAAATATGCTGATTCAGATAACCTTTGca ATATTAGAGGCTTTGTCATTCACGCATTCCCAGTAAAACAGGCAGATCCAGATTGTACTTCTAGAGACATTATAATAGTGAATGAAGA GAAGAAACTCATGCTTATGACTCTCTGGAATGAATTTGAACATGATGAAGGGATCAAAATAGCAGACATGATTAGCACTGCCCCTCTAATCATAGCTCTCCGTGTTAAAGTGACCACATTCAATA CTTTGTCATTCACTACAAGGTATTCATCTGGAATTCTGATTAGTCCTCCACTCCCAGATGACCTCTCTTTCAAGCAATG GTTTACTTTGAACAAGGAAGAAATCCAAAATTTGCTTAATGCTAAAACATACAGTGATGCTAACTGTTTACTTCCTCCTCCAAATGAAGAGGATATCAAAGCAATCAGCACTTTTCAAGCATCATTTCCAATT CAAAAGGCAGCTTGGGTGCAAGGAACTGTCAAACTTGCATATGGATTCACCAAATATTGGACTACTGCTTGTGTGAATTGTCACAAAATTGTGAATGCTGACATTGACTGGATCATTCATTGTCCTTTATGCAAACAGCAAAGTGAAGTTGAACTGAG GGCTCGCATTCCAATTATAATAACTGATCCTTCGAGCTCAATACATTGCATTATATCTGGAGAAGATGCTGAAAAAATGATTGAGTTCACTCCACTACAACTTAAGCAAGCACAGGAAGAT GGCTTTGGAATAGATACTGAACTTAATGATGCCTTGAAAAAATACACAGTTGTCTGTTTTCTGAAATCATATGAGACTCTCTTCCAAGGTCAACTGCAGAGAAAGAATACTGTCATCAAGGCTTACATTGCAGCTGAACTATCGCACCATCCCCTTCCACTGGCACTTCCAGAAAACACTCAAGTTTCTTCTGCACTTGGCAGTTCATCAGCAAGGTatccagaaaaatcatcaaaggATCAGATGTTCACACCAACAACAAAGTTGGTACTTGAAGAAATTGCTGGAGCCAGTTCTTACAAAGAAGGGCAGACGTCTACAACCAGTGGAGCAAAAAGAAGTCTTGACTTTCCAGAATATTTACCAGCAGACACACTTCCTGAACATGCAACAAAGACTGCTGAACAGTTTGCCAAAGAACATGCAAAATCATATAACCCACCTGGCAATATGAAGGATAGTCCAGCAAAGAAAGCTAAAGCAAAGGAAGACTGA